One genomic window of Salvia miltiorrhiza cultivar Shanhuang (shh) chromosome 4, IMPLAD_Smil_shh, whole genome shotgun sequence includes the following:
- the LOC131020202 gene encoding uncharacterized protein LOC131020202, translating into MKEAAEEEPIINSVVADIQQQLHSLLDSVSSVQILKGKWSLITTKLTTLHNRLSDLSSSAASAAANNPLSSDLLRSISATCSAAASLSALCHSPTPPGGKLKTQNDIDSLSAKLDAHTNDLEVIVKSGVLAENADVSASIVSSSRRESVRAEVRYLMTRLQIGSTESKSSALESLLGLFQEDGKNLLIAVAQGIVPVLVHLLDCTSSSELKEKSVSAIAKISTEDSSKHVLLAEGLVLLNNLMRVLESGSVFAKEKSCIALRVLSNSKENARAIGSRGGISSLLDICREGTPNSQALAAGVLRNLAVFEDVRENFIEENTVLILLALCNSGTALAQENAIGCLCNLVAKDNDLKLLVAREGGIQTLKDIWNSAPTAQSLEVVVEMVRAMASCPNIAEFLVANGFLSRVVGVLSCGVLGVRIAAAKALSHLAYNTKIRKELGEMGCIPHLVSMLDGKVVEEKEAAAELLSNLMNYAGNRRIFSKEDKGIVCAVQLLNPALDTLDKKHVMSILGSLLHSKKCQKQIVAAGAPAHLQKLVEADVEGAKKLLDSLGRGKLWGVFARS; encoded by the coding sequence ATGAAGGAAGCAGCCGAGGAAGAGCCCATCATCAATTCGGTCGTCGCGGACATACAGCAGCAGCTCCACTCCCTCCTAGATTCCGTCTCCAGCGTCCAAATCCTCAAGGGCAAATGGTCGCTCATAACCACCAAGCTCACAACTTTACACAACCGCCTCTCCGACCTATCCAGttccgccgcctccgccgccgccaatAACCCTCTCTCATCAGACCTCCTCCGCTCCATCTCCGCCACGTGCtcagccgccgcctccctctccGCACTCTGCCACTCCCCCACTCCCCCCGGCGGCAAGCTCAAAACCCAGAACGACATCGACTCCTTGTCGGCCAAGCTCGACGCCCACACCAACGATCTCGAAGTAATCGTCAAAAGCGGTGTGCTCGCCGAGAACGCCGACGTCTCGGCGTCTATCGTCTCCTCCAGTAGGAGAGAATCCGTCCGGGCCGAGGTCCGGTACTTGATGACCCGACTGCAGATCGGGTCTACCGAGTCCAAGAGCTCCGCTCTCGAATCGCTCCTCGGGCTTTTTCAGGAAGACGGTAAGAACTTGCTGATTGCGGTGGCTCAGGGGATAGTTCCGGTGCTCGTGCACCTTCTCGACTGCACCAGTTCCTCCGAATTGAAGGAGAAATCCGTGAGTGCGATCGCCAAAATCTCGACCGAGGATTCGAGCAAGCACGTTTTGCTGGCCGAGGGTTTGGTATTGTTGAACAATTTGATGCGGGTGCTCGAATCCGGTAGCGTATTCGCCAAGGAGAAGTCGTGCATCGCGCTTAGGGTTTTGAGCAATTCCAAGGAAAACGCGAGGGCGATTGGATCGAGAGGAGGAATTTCGTCACTGTTGGATATCTGTCGAGAAGGCACCCCCAATTCGCAGGCGCTGGCAGCTGGGGTTTTGCGGAATTTAGCCGTTTTCGAAGACGTGAGGGAGAATTTCATCGAGGAAAACACAGTCTTGATATTACTGGCATTGTGCAATTCAGGTACAGCATTAGCGCAGGAGAATGCGATTGGGTGCTTGTGCAATTTGGTGGCGAAAGACAATGATTTGAAACTGTTGGTCGCAAGGGAAGGTGGAATTCAAACGCTCAAAGATATCTGGAATTCTGCTCCTACTGCTCAGAGTCTGGAGGTGGTTGTGGAGATGGTGAGAGCAATGGCTTCGTGCCCTAATATCGCAGAATTCCTGGTTGCAAATGGCTTCCTCAGCCGCGTAGTCGGGGTGTTGAGCTGTGGCGTATTAGGGGTGAGAATTGCAGCTGCCAAAGCCCTCTCTCATTTGGCTTACAATACCAAAATAAGGAAGGAATTGGGAGAAATGGGGTGCATTCCGCACCTTGTGAGCATGCTGGATGGTAAGGTAGTCGAGGAGAAGGAAGCCGCAGCTGAATTGTTGTCGAATCTCATGAATTATGCCGGAAATAGGAGGATTTTCAGCAAGGAAGACAAGGGGATTGTGTGTGCAGTTCAGCTATTGAATCCTGCACTAGACACCTTGGATAAAAAGCATGTCATGTCGATATTAGGATCCCTGCTGCATAGCAAGAAATGCCAGAAGCAGATAGTGGCGGCCGGCGCCCCTGCTCACTTGCAGAAGCTCGTGGAGGCGGATGTTGAGGGTGCTAAGAAGCTCCTCGACAGCCTTGGCCGGGGGAAGCTGTGGGGCGTCTTCGCCCGCTCTTGA
- the LOC131020201 gene encoding CASP-like protein 1F1, whose amino-acid sequence MATTPADKSLRLPPLKPHKLFFLSQISLRAFAGAATLAAAWIMLTAKQTSVVFGIQVHARYSYSPTFKFFAYTNLIVCGSTILSLLVAYKAVDPAYYFYVFVHDLMVTVLLMAGCAAATAVGYVGKYGNSHAGWVGICGYFGKFCSKATAASSISYLALVAYLILTVVSANKSRHQIGV is encoded by the exons ATGGCGACAACACCGGCTGACAAATCCCTCCGCCTCCCACCCCTCAAACCTCACAAGCTCTTCTTCCTATCCCAGATTTCCCTTAGGGCTTTCGCCGGCGCTGCCACGCTCGCCGCCGCATGGATCATGCTCACCGCCAAACAAACCTCCGTCGTCTTCGGCATCCAGGTCCACGCCCGATACAGTTACTCCCCCACTTTCAA GTTTTTCGCCTACACAAATCTGATCGTGTGTGGCTCCACAATCCTGTCGCTGTTGGTGGCGTACAAGGCAGTGGATCCGGCTTACTATTTCTACGTGTTCGTGCATGATCTGATGGTGACGGTGCTGCTGATGGCCGGGTgcgcggcggcgacggcggtggGGTACGTGGGGAAATACGGCAACAGCCACGCGGGATGGGTGGGGATCTGCGGCTACTTCGGCAAATTCTGCAGCAAGGCCACTGCTGCTTCATCCATTTCCTATTTGGCTCTTGTTGCGTACCTCATTCTCACCGTCGTCTCCGCCAACAAGTCGCGCCACCAAATCGGAGTTTGA